A region from the Lolium perenne isolate Kyuss_39 chromosome 4, Kyuss_2.0, whole genome shotgun sequence genome encodes:
- the LOC127297016 gene encoding uncharacterized protein has product MVTTAVKPPPLRSLFAMTSRRRRRSSSPAATSILFSPLRSVSSPTRSSLSALCCLFLALALSVSAAAAGDSAEDNDEDGRCLCFRDVCADGSSFCFASSAVQTLLASDGGIMEPDLGFPRDRGPSRPMCFPMSGGSMVTCSSVDSTITGALDALGQEGKDVARYDAASCQAPLVPDNWMQASHGVPLELDGTTDVNSNGLYSSSSMDVEINPPVLDWGRSNLYAASMASFTVVNRNNDSVLRVYEPFSTDPQFYVYGYEDLVLQPGENASVTFVFLPKLLGSSSAHLVLQTNFGGFIIQAKGMAVRSPYQILPLTRMDVVLGGHLEKNLSIYNPFGDSLYVEEVAVWMSSFESTKQSSHVVCQLGPVDEAVELTSLSSNWHTASRTEFGRPVFHIRPSEQWEVLPSRTSTVVELKLQPISEGKVFGAIYMKLRNCTTDTMDIVVIPIELEVHTRTYYDSTSLVSVTFEHISSCAGNGSIYSLSLRNDAAELLRIVSVTADNRDDLTIFQVKCLNGLILFPDTVTDIALIRYDASVPKDISFDNCNIVIKTNSSLGSSVVIPCQDIKGASISYTPKAAVAESDEQAGVSFSEEISASSRTGSLGSITETEGWHNMKPAIRRADRADDMVLRNWRSHGTMTGISVLTNHALLFPVVQIGSQFTEWITVHNPSQQHVSMQLVLNSEEIIDQCKTVKDAREHTFSSRSPEIDSTETRYGFSLGSSAITEASLGPLASALLGPIVFRPSNRCMWSSMALIRNNLSGLEWLPLRAHGGWQSIALLEGPEPVWKLEFNLGSNLQDNSTLSKSEIISPLCSQQFSKEIDVKNSGDLPLRVTKVKVSGVDCGLDGFTVNNCQGFSLAPSESMKMLISFKGDFSSVKVQRDLELAMTTGIFVIPMTANVPLCMLKQCKKSYFRSIRWKALILFFGTVSVFVLVFVRSSPFSLSVSSQDYYVKIDDGKDNITKTVKPSFLQGSNKTSRSIREHKKPEEALPEKCLPSTHDGPQKKDDKRKPDKQQNTATTISVSPANRVEDKVTSEATQTSGNLTIRVARDKGRRRKRKVGGTGLAAKFEVSSSHSGNSTPSSPLSPSLTPKQGWPFSGAPSELKHKTKLESRLDVETRAPSTGNNKEKNDWSRTAKQQPPAPSAATSLNPLASSTALTTAWSSPLLAASSQIAPHARAPGSNLVKDKAVKRDEGVTALKKEFTYDIWGDHFSGHLLGKAREVEPYKLFGASEGASNSFFAREPQALMMKQPSAPPVSRGRRSQPSDVAPGYGIN; this is encoded by the exons ATGGTCACCACAGCAGTAAAGCCTCCCCCGCTGCGTTCCCTCTTCGCCAtgaccagccgccgccgccgccgcagctcttCACCGGCGGCGACATCCATTCTCTTCAGCCCCCTGCGCTCCGTCTCCTCCCCTACCCG GAGTTCCTTGTCTGCTCTGTGCTGCTTGTTCCTGGCCCTTGCGCTGTCcgtctcggcggcggcggcgggggattcCGCGGAGGACAACGATGAGGACGGTCGCTGCCTCTGCTTTCGGGATGTGTGTGCGGATGGGAGTTCTTTCTGCTTCGCGTCCTCGGCCGTTCAGACGCTGCTTGCCAGCGATGGTGGCATCATGGAGCCCGATTTGGGGTTTCCTAGGGACCGGGGACCGTCCCGGCCAATGTGCTTCCCGATGTCCGGCGGTAGCATGGTAACCTGCTCCTCTGTAGATTCGACGATCACTGGGGCGCTTGATGCCTTGGGGCAAGAGGGCAAGGATGTTGCGCGATACGATGCGGCGTCGTGCCAGGCGCCGCTTGTGCCGGACAATTGGATGCAGGCGTCGCATGGGGTGCCACTGGAATTGGATGGCACGACAGATGTCAACTCAAATGGCCTTTACAGTTCCTCGTCCATGGATGTAGAAATAAATCCACCGGTGTTAGATTGGGGCAGGAGCAACCTCTATGCAGCCTCCATGGCCTCCTTCACCGTGGTGAATCGGAACAATGACAGCGTCTTGCGTGTCTATGAGCCATTCAGCACTGATCCCCAGTTCTATGTGTATGGTTATGAGGATCTGGTACTGCAGCCCGGGGAAAATGCATCAGTCACCTTCGTCTTCCTGCCCAAGTTGTTGGGCTCTTCGTCAGCACATTTGGTTTTGCAGACTAATTTTGGTGGATTTATCATACAAGCTAAGGGCATGGCTGTCAGGTCACCCTATCAGATACTGCCATTAACCAGGATGGATGTTGTATTAGGTGGACACCTGGAGAAGAATTTGTCGATATATAACCCTTTTGGTGATTCTCTTTATGTCGAAGAAGTGGCTGTATGGATGTCTTCATTTGAAAGCACGAAACAGTCTTCTCATGTAGTTTGTCAGTTAGGCCCTGTAGATGAGGCAGTGGAGTTAACTTCCTTGAGCAGCAACTGGCATACAGCAAGCCGTACTGAATTTGGACGGCCAGTGTTCCATATTAGGCCTAGTGAGCAATGGGAGGTGCTTCCTTCGAGAACCAGCACTGTTGTGGAGTTGAAATTGCAACCTATTTCAGAAGGCAAAGTATTTGGTGCTATCTACATGAAACTGCGCAATTGCACAACTGATACAATGGATATTGTTGTTATACCTATTGAGCTAGAGGTGCACACGCGGACCTACTATGATTCCACCAGCTTAGTTTCTGTCACGTTTGAGCACATATCATCTTGTGCTGGAAATGGGTCAATATATTCCCTTTCTTTGCGGAATGATGCAGCAGAGTTACTAAGGATTGTAAGTGTAACTGCGGATAACAGGGATGACCTGACGATCTTTCAGGTGAAGTGCCTGAATGGATTGATACTCTTCCCTGATACCGTAACTGATATAGCTTTGATAAGATATGATGCTTCAGTTCCAAAGGATATTTCATTTGACAACTGCAATATAGTGATCAAAACAAACAGCTCTCTTGGTAGTTCAGTTGTGATACCCTGCCAAGATATAAAGGGTGCATCTATTTCTTATACACCTAAAGCTGCTGTTGCTGAATCTGATGAGCAAGCTGGTGTATCATTTTCTGAAGAAATCTCTGCTAGCTCAAGGACAGGATCTTTGGGCAGCATAACAGAAACAGAAGGCTGGCATAACATGAAG CCGGCAATCAGGAGAGCAGACAGAGCTGATGATATGGTGCTTAGGAATTGGAGATCGCATGGCACAATGACTGGGATTTCTGTTCTCACAAATCATGCGCTGTTGTTTCCTGTTGTGCAAATTGGATCACAGTTTACTGAATGGATAACTGTCCATAACCCAAGCCAGCAGCATGTGTCCATGCAGCTGGTGTTGAACTCCGAGGAAATAATTGATCAGTGCAAAACAGTAAAAGATGCACGCGAACACACTTTCTCAAGCAGATCTCCGGAAATTGACTCGACAGAGACTAGATATGGTTTCTCATTAGGCAGTTCAGCAATTACTGAGGCCTCTCTTGGTCCTTTGGCAAGCGCTTTACTTGGCCCCATTGTTTTTCGTCCTTCGAATCGGTGCATGTGGTCAAGCATGGCTTTGATTAGAAACAATCTGTCAGGCTTGGAGTGGCTGCCTCTTCGAGCACACGGTGGCTGGCAATCTATTGCTCTGCTAGAAGGACCTGAACCTGTTTGGAAGCTGGAGTTTAACCTTGGGTCCAATCTTCAAGATAACTCAACACTGTCCAAATCCGAGATCATCAGCCCTTTGTGCAGTCAACAGTTTTCTAAGGAAATAGATGTCAAAAATAGTGGTGACCTTCCTCTTCGAGTCACAAAGGTAAAAGTTTCTGGAGTTGACTGTGGTCTTGATGGATTTACCGTGAACAACTGCCAGGGATTTAGCTTAGCACCAAGTGAATCAATGAAGATGCTCATTTCTTTTAAAGGTGACTTCTCTTCAGTTAAGGTTCAGCGAGATCTTGAGCTGGCTATGACTACTGGCATCTTTGTAATCCCTATGACTGCAAATGTTCCTCTCTGCATGCTTAAGCAGTGCAAAAAGTCTTACTTCAGATCCATCCGTTGGAAAGCATTGATACTCTTTTTCGGAACCGTGTCCGTGTTTGTTCTGGTCTTTGTTCGCAGTTCCCCGTTTTCTTTGTCAGTGAGCTCTCAAGATTACTATGTCAAGATTGATGACGGGAAAGATAACATTACTAAGACTGTCAAGCCCTCATTTCTTCAGGGTAGCAACAAAACTTCCAG GTCGATAAGGGAACACAAAAAACCCGAAGAAGCTCTTCCTGAGAAATGCCTTCCTAGTACTCATGATGGGCCCCAAAAGAAAGATGACAAGAGGAAGCCAGATAAACAACAAAATACAGCTACAACTATATCTGTGTCCCCTGCTAATCGTGTGGAAGATAAGGTAACAAGCGAAGCTACACAAACTAGTGGAAACCTTACTATCAGAGTTGCTCGAGACAAAGGGAGGCGAAGAAAGCGAAAAGTTGGTGGTACAGGACTGGCAGCAAAATTTGAGGTTTCTAGCAGCCACAGCGGAAATTCAACACCATCCTCACCGTTATCACCAAGTTTAACCCCAAAACAAGGCTGGCCCTTTTCTGGGGCACCATCAGAACTGAAGCACAAAACTAAACTCGAGAGTAGACTCGATGTTGAGACAAGGGCACCATCAACTGGGAACAACAAAGAGAAGAATGACTGGTCGCGAACTGCCAAGCAGCAGCCACCTGCACCTTCAGCAGCGACATCTCTAAACCCGTTGGCTTCATCCACTGCACTGACCACAGCATGGAGCTCACCATTACTGGCTGCATCTTCCCAAATTGCTCCGCATGCTCGTGCTCCTGGCTCCAACCTGGTGAAAGATAAGGCTGTGAAGAGAGATGAGGGTGTCACTGCACTGAAGAAAGAGTTCACTTATGACATATGGGGCGATCATTTCTCTGGGCATCTGCTGGGGAAAGCAAGGGAGGTCGAGCCATATAAGTTGTTTGGTGCTTCTGAAGGGGCCTCCAACAGTTTCTTTGCAAGGGAGCCCCAGGCCCTCATGATGAAGCAACCATCTGCACCACCCGTGTCTCGTGGTCGCAGGTCGCAGCCATCTGATGTAGCTCCTGGTTATGGAATAAATTAA